One Silene latifolia isolate original U9 population chromosome 4, ASM4854445v1, whole genome shotgun sequence DNA segment encodes these proteins:
- the LOC141650981 gene encoding uncharacterized protein LOC141650981 has translation MTGGDAKSTFHPALAVNNITNYIPVKLGMDNDQYPLWVTLFTNHAKSNKVLHHIITPKVAPKPPSTADEQEMWDTLDATVLQWIYSTITTDLLETIIEAESTAKEAWERLADIFQDNKNSRAVTLEQEFSYVEMADFSSVSAYCQRLKSLADQLKNVGSPVSNSRLVLQLVSGLSPAYQNVGTFIRQSTPLPAFYRARSMLTLEEASLAKQAATSSSEALYTRGPVDGDTGGNSSKSGSSTNGKGGRGNGTGGKKKGNKGGKGNQGNGKGQGTSSAPTTPSLTTLPPTPMSWPGGLSRGSGLPLHGGTHRARIHRARGR, from the coding sequence ATGACCGGCGGCGATGCAAAATCAACCTTTCATCCGGCGTTGGCTGTCAACAACATCACTAATTATATCCCCGTCAAACTAGGCATGGATAATGATCAGTACCCTCTCTGGGTTACGTTGTTCACCAACCACGCCAAATCGAATAAGGTTCTTCACCACATCATCACGCCAAAGGTAGCACCCAAGCCGCCTTCGACCGCTGATGAACAGGAGATGTGGGACACACTCGACGCCACGGTCCTCCAGTGGATATACTCCACCATCACAACTGATCTCTTGGAAACCATCATCGAAGCCGAGTCTACCGCCAAGGAGGCTTGGGAACGTCTCGCTGATATTTTTCAAGACAACAAGAACTCACGAGCCGTGACACTCGAACAAGAGTTCTCTTATGTCGAGATGGCAGATTTCTCTTCCGTCTCCGCTTATTGCCAACGGCTCAAGTCATTGGCGGACCAATTGAAAAACGTTGGCTCTCCTGTTTCGAATAGCCGACTTGTCCTTCAATTGGTCTCAGGTCTATCTCCGGCATATCAGAATGTTGGTACGTTTATTCGTCAAAGCACTCCTCTACCTGCTTTTTATCGAGCCCGCTCCATGTTAACGCTCGAAGAGGCTAGTCTAGCCAAACAAGCAGCCACGAGTTCCTCAGAGGCTCTCTATACTCGTGGTCCTGTTGATGGCGACACTGGCGGGAACTCTTCCAAATCTGGCTCGTCTACCAACGGGAAAGGGGGTCGCGGTAATGGAACCGGTGGCAAGAAGAAGGGGAACAAGGGTGGCAAGGGCAATCAGGGTAACGGCAAGGGGCAGGGTACTTCATCGGCTCCCACAACTCCGTCACTCACCACGTTACCACCAACACCAATGTCGTGGCCAGGCGGGTTGAGCCGTGGCAGTGGCCTCCCTCTCCATGGGGGTACCCACCGTGCCCGTATCCATCGAGCCCGTGGACGATGA
- the LOC141650982 gene encoding F-box protein CPR1-like, translating into MSKSLPTEIISHEIFSKLPVKSLLRFKCVSKSFYALISSPEFVELHLQESRSSDANRVLILAGKDRRNLYSIDVDSPDSVTTIPLPHSLGKWRPREVSVVGSFDGLICVGLGVGKDNFTRFKHVLINPSTRVFREIPYKHTFVFSSILGYFRSSFGFGFDDLNRDFKFVKITEADGIDLLLNTVVKGREVMVYSSNKNTWKLAEMEKDRVDSVTTEGQNGVLIKNHLLHWVFLVPNSKHYRIGCFDTLSEKWVRHVPLTEELFEDNKKFRMLSLRVINGCLCLYTGTVVWMLKDYGAKESWVKLFHITDQFLRSRLFQFTRTVFCSSRESKDEVLVPKLNGKGLFWYDIGPITYSRLRKVKRIPAFVRGCFITESLVQIPGGRHIS; encoded by the coding sequence ATGTCTAAATCTTTACCAACAGAGATTATAAGCCATGAGATCTTCTCCAAATTGCCCGTCAAATCGTTATTACGTTTCAAGTGTGTTTCCAAATCCTTCTACGCCTTAATATCATCCCCTGAATTCGTCGAACTTCACCTTCAAGAATCCCGCTCCTCGGACGCAAATCGCGTCCTTATTCTAGCTGGTAAAGACCGTCGTAATCTCTACTCAATCGACGTAGACTCCCCTGACTCGGTCACCACAATTCCCTTACCGCATAGCCTAGGTAAGTGGAGACCACGCGAGGTTTCAGTTGTCGGTTCATTTGACGGTTTGATTTGTGTAGGACTAGGAGTAGGCAAAGACAATTTTACTCGGTTTAAGCATGTCCTCATCAATCCTTCTACGAGGGTATTTCGAGAAATTCCCTACAAGCACACATTTGTGTTTTCTTCTATACTTGGATATTTTCGGTCCAGTTTTGGGTTCGGGTTTGATGATTTAAACCGTGATTTTAAATTTGTCAAGATTACGGAAGCTGATGGCATTGATCTACTATTAAATACTGTCGTTAAGGGTAGGGAGGTGATGGTCTATTCTTCAAATAAAAATACATGGAAATTGGCGGAGATGGAAAAAGACCGTGTAGATTCAGTAACGACGGAGGGACAAAATGGTGTTCTCATAAAAAACCATCTACTACATTGGGTGTTTTTGGTTCCAAATTCAAAACACTATCGAATTGGTTGTTTTGATACTCTGTCCGAAAAATGGGTTAGGCACGTCCCTTTGACGGAGGAGTTATTTGAAGATAATAAAAAGTTTCGTATGCTAAGCTTAAGAGTTATTAATGGCTGCTTGTGTTTATACACAGGCACAGTTGTATGGATGTTGAAAGACTATGGAGCAAAGGAATCTTGGGTTAAATTGTTTCATATTACTGATCAATTTCTTAGATCTCGTTTATTTCAATTCACCCGAACTGTTTTTTGTTCTAGTAGAGAATCAAAAGATGAGGTTTTGGTTCCGAAATTGAACGGGAAAGGGCTATTTTGGTATGACATCGGACCAATAACTTACAGTAGGCTAAGAAAAGTTAAAAGGATTCCAGCTTTTGTTAGAGGGTGCTTTATTACAGAAAGTCTTGTTCAAATTCCAGGTGGTCGTCATATTAGCTGA